The following coding sequences are from one Clostridioides difficile ATCC 9689 = DSM 1296 window:
- the larA gene encoding nickel-dependent lactate racemase gives MVKLKVPYSKQGMILEIPDERFLGVLESKSDNYIEHKTQEEIVEESMNNPIGSNSLEELVKGKKNVVIITSDHTRPVPSRITMPIILRRIRNVNPEIDVKIIVATGFHRPSTREELIYKMGEEIVDNEDIVMHISTDDKSMCKVGILPSGGDLYINKLAYEAELLIAEGFIEPHFFAGFSGGRKSVLPGIASAKTIMYNHCSDFIDSDNSRTGKLNNNPIHEDMVYAAKVAKLAFILNVVIDKDKKIIASFAGDVEKAHTKGCRFVTELSKVNSIKSDIVVTTNGGYPLDQNIYQSVKGMTAAEATCKDGGVIIMISACNDGHGGQSFYENVANADSPKQLLDKIRSVDRVDTIPDQWEFQILARILSKYTVIMVTDKCNPEMIKKMHMKHAFNFKEALEMANSIVGKESKVVVIPDGVSVIVK, from the coding sequence ATGGTAAAGTTAAAAGTACCGTATTCAAAACAAGGAATGATTTTAGAAATACCTGATGAACGTTTTCTCGGTGTTTTGGAGTCAAAATCGGATAATTATATAGAACATAAGACTCAAGAAGAGATAGTTGAAGAATCTATGAATAATCCTATAGGCTCTAATTCTCTGGAAGAACTGGTTAAGGGGAAAAAGAATGTAGTCATAATTACAAGTGACCATACAAGACCTGTACCAAGTAGAATAACTATGCCAATTATATTAAGAAGGATTAGGAATGTTAATCCAGAAATTGATGTGAAGATTATAGTGGCAACTGGATTTCATAGGCCAAGTACAAGGGAAGAGCTAATTTATAAAATGGGAGAAGAAATAGTAGATAATGAAGATATAGTTATGCATATATCTACTGATGATAAATCTATGTGTAAAGTAGGGATATTGCCTTCAGGTGGAGATTTATATATAAACAAACTAGCATATGAGGCAGAACTTTTGATAGCAGAAGGTTTTATAGAACCTCATTTCTTTGCAGGTTTTTCAGGTGGCAGAAAAAGCGTACTTCCAGGAATCGCATCTGCAAAGACTATAATGTACAATCACTGTAGTGACTTTATAGATAGTGATAATTCAAGAACTGGAAAATTGAATAATAATCCTATTCATGAGGATATGGTATATGCAGCTAAAGTTGCAAAATTAGCATTCATATTGAATGTTGTAATAGATAAAGATAAAAAAATAATTGCTTCCTTTGCTGGTGATGTCGAAAAAGCACATACTAAAGGATGTAGATTTGTAACAGAGTTATCAAAAGTAAATTCTATAAAATCTGATATTGTTGTAACTACAAATGGTGGATATCCACTAGACCAAAATATTTATCAATCTGTTAAAGGAATGACAGCAGCTGAAGCTACTTGTAAAGACGGTGGAGTAATAATAATGATTTCAGCATGTAATGATGGTCATGGAGGTCAATCTTTTTATGAAAATGTAGCAAATGCAGATTCTCCAAAACAACTTTTAGATAAAATTAGAAGTGTCGATAGAGTAGATACGATTCCAGACCAATGGGAATTTCAGATACTAGCGAGAATATTATCTAAATATACTGTGATAATGGTAACAGATAAGTGTAATCCTGAAATGATAAAAAAAATGCATATGAAACATGCATTTAACTTTAAAGAAGCTTTAGAAATGGCGAATAGTATAGTTGGTAAGGAGAGCAAAGTAGTAGTTATACCTGATGGAGTATCAGTTATAGTTAAATAA
- a CDS encoding electron transfer flavoprotein subunit beta/FixA family protein: MEILTCIKQVPGTTSVEVDETTGVLKRDGVDSKMNPYDLYALETALRIKEEKKANLKVLSMGPPQAKKVIEESFMMGADEGALISDRRFGGADVLATSYTISQGIKKMGKVDLIICGKQTTDGDTAQVGPEVAEFLDIPHVTNVTKLIEVKDESIVVEIDMPNDLQVCEIEYPCLITVEKDIFQPRLPSFKLKLNTKDREIPVYSLDDFEDKDENNYGLNGSPTQVVRIFPPKPNTDKNIVRGNADELSFALVNKLEELKLV; encoded by the coding sequence ATGGAAATTTTGACATGTATTAAACAAGTTCCTGGAACGACTTCAGTAGAAGTTGATGAAACTACAGGAGTACTAAAAAGAGATGGAGTAGATTCAAAAATGAATCCCTATGACCTATATGCTTTAGAAACAGCTCTTAGAATAAAGGAAGAGAAGAAAGCGAATCTAAAAGTACTTAGCATGGGTCCTCCTCAGGCAAAGAAGGTAATTGAAGAAAGTTTTATGATGGGAGCTGATGAAGGAGCATTAATAAGTGATAGGAGATTTGGAGGAGCAGATGTATTGGCTACTTCCTATACCATATCACAAGGTATTAAGAAGATGGGAAAGGTAGACCTAATAATTTGTGGAAAACAAACTACTGATGGTGATACAGCACAGGTGGGACCTGAAGTAGCTGAATTTTTAGATATACCTCATGTTACTAACGTTACAAAATTAATTGAAGTTAAAGATGAAAGTATAGTTGTTGAAATAGATATGCCAAATGATTTACAAGTATGTGAGATTGAATATCCATGTTTAATAACTGTAGAAAAAGACATTTTTCAACCAAGACTACCTTCATTTAAATTAAAACTTAATACTAAAGATAGAGAAATACCTGTATATAGCTTAGATGACTTTGAAGATAAAGATGAAAATAACTATGGACTTAATGGTTCTCCTACTCAAGTTGTAAGAATATTTCCTCCAAAGCCAAATACAGATAAAAATATTGTAAGAGGAAATGCAGATGAACTAAGTTTTGCACTTGTAAATAAATTAGAGGAATTAAAGTTGGTGTAA
- a CDS encoding FAD-binding protein — translation MSKIVVNQDKITDLKRILEICPFGAIEEKSGIVEISAGCKMCKLCVKSGPKGAFEFIESSKVQINKDEWRGIAVYVEHHNGNIHPVTYELIGKAREMASKIKQPVYCVFVGKDIKDKCSNLISYGVDEVFVYDEDEFKDFRIEPYSKAIENFIDKIKPTIVLVGGTTLGRSLAPRLAARFRTGLTADCTILDIQSNTDLDQIRPAFGGNIMAHINTPNNRPQFATVRYKIFSAPEKIENTTGKITLCKVEKKELKSKIKVLSVKEKNKEVGLEEAEVIVVASRAIKKQEDMEMIYKLADKLNAQVAGTRPVIEAGWIDAKKQIGLSGRTVKPKLIITCGVSGAVQFVAGMQGADYIVAINKDDKAPILDVAHLALIGDIYDIIPKLIEKIENNKDNNQKYMASAAK, via the coding sequence ATGTCAAAGATAGTTGTAAATCAAGATAAAATAACTGACTTAAAGAGAATTTTAGAAATATGTCCTTTTGGGGCTATAGAAGAAAAGTCAGGTATAGTAGAAATAAGTGCTGGCTGTAAGATGTGCAAGTTGTGTGTCAAAAGTGGACCAAAAGGCGCATTTGAATTTATAGAGAGTAGTAAAGTACAAATTAATAAAGATGAATGGAGGGGAATTGCAGTATATGTTGAACATCATAATGGAAATATACATCCTGTAACGTACGAGCTTATAGGTAAAGCTCGTGAGATGGCATCAAAAATAAAACAACCTGTGTATTGTGTATTTGTAGGAAAAGACATAAAAGATAAGTGCAGTAATTTGATTTCTTATGGGGTGGATGAAGTATTTGTATATGATGAAGATGAATTTAAAGATTTTAGGATAGAACCATATTCAAAAGCAATAGAAAACTTTATAGATAAAATAAAACCAACGATAGTATTAGTTGGTGGAACTACATTAGGTAGGTCATTAGCTCCAAGACTTGCCGCTAGATTTAGAACAGGTCTTACAGCAGATTGTACAATACTTGATATTCAATCAAATACTGATTTAGACCAAATAAGACCAGCATTTGGTGGAAATATAATGGCTCATATAAACACACCTAATAATAGACCACAATTTGCCACTGTAAGATATAAAATATTTTCAGCACCAGAAAAAATAGAGAATACTACAGGAAAGATAACTTTATGTAAAGTAGAAAAAAAAGAACTAAAATCTAAAATTAAGGTACTGAGTGTAAAAGAAAAAAATAAAGAAGTTGGTCTGGAAGAAGCTGAAGTGATAGTTGTGGCAAGTAGAGCAATAAAAAAACAAGAAGATATGGAGATGATATATAAATTAGCTGATAAGTTAAACGCTCAAGTGGCAGGAACAAGACCTGTAATAGAAGCAGGTTGGATAGATGCTAAAAAACAAATAGGTCTTAGTGGTAGAACTGTAAAACCTAAATTGATAATAACTTGTGGTGTATCTGGAGCTGTTCAATTTGTTGCGGGGATGCAGGGTGCTGACTATATAGTAGCAATAAATAAAGATGATAAAGCGCCTATACTTGATGTAGCACATTTAGCTTTAATAGGTGATATTTATGATATTATTCCTAAATTGATTGAAAAAATAGAAAATAACAAAGATAATAATCAAAAATATATGGCATCAGCAGCTAAATAG
- a CDS encoding FAD-binding oxidoreductase: protein MYKLIDKKDIDFLIDTCGEENVLVGSDINEDFSHDELGGIEKCPEVLVNVLETEQVSKIMKYAYKNNIPVTPRGQGTGLVGAAVAINGGIMINLCKMNKILEVDYENLTLTVEPGVLLMTIGQYVQDRDLFYPPDPGEKSATIAGNINTNAGGMRAVKYGVTRDYVRGLEVVLPNGEIINVGGKVVKNSSGYSIKDLLVGSEGTLGIVTKAILKLLPLPKKSISLLIPFPDLSMAIETVPKIIKSKSIPTAIEFMERDVILAAEEFLGKKFPDNTSDAYLLLTFDGNSTEDIEKEYEKVANLCLENGALDVFISDTQERNDSIWSARGAFLEAIKASTTQMDECDVVVPRDKIAEFIRYTHELQDKLKIRIKSFGHAGDGNLHIYILKDGMDDNTWKIRLKETFDYMYKKSRELSGQVSGEHGIGYAKKEYLHESNSDAYMMLIKNIKLAFDPKNILNPGKIY, encoded by the coding sequence ATGTATAAATTAATCGATAAAAAAGATATAGATTTTTTAATAGATACTTGTGGAGAAGAAAATGTATTAGTTGGAAGTGATATAAATGAAGATTTTTCACATGATGAACTTGGAGGGATTGAGAAGTGCCCTGAAGTTTTAGTAAATGTACTTGAAACTGAACAAGTATCTAAAATAATGAAATACGCATATAAAAATAATATACCAGTCACACCAAGAGGTCAAGGTACTGGTCTTGTAGGTGCTGCTGTTGCCATAAATGGTGGAATAATGATTAATCTATGTAAAATGAATAAAATACTTGAAGTTGATTATGAAAATTTAACATTGACAGTAGAACCAGGTGTTTTATTGATGACAATAGGTCAATATGTTCAAGATAGAGATTTATTTTACCCACCTGACCCAGGTGAAAAAAGTGCTACAATTGCAGGTAATATAAACACTAATGCAGGTGGTATGAGAGCAGTAAAATATGGCGTTACAAGGGATTATGTAAGAGGTCTTGAAGTTGTACTACCAAATGGAGAAATTATAAATGTAGGTGGAAAGGTGGTTAAAAATAGTTCTGGATATAGTATAAAGGATTTATTAGTGGGCTCAGAAGGTACTTTAGGAATAGTTACTAAAGCTATATTAAAATTGCTTCCTTTACCAAAGAAAAGTATAAGTTTGCTTATACCATTTCCAGATTTATCAATGGCAATAGAAACTGTTCCTAAAATAATAAAATCAAAATCAATACCAACGGCTATAGAATTTATGGAAAGAGATGTAATATTGGCAGCAGAAGAATTTTTAGGTAAAAAGTTTCCAGATAATACATCAGATGCTTATCTTTTGCTTACATTTGATGGAAATAGCACTGAAGATATAGAAAAAGAATATGAAAAAGTAGCTAATTTATGTTTAGAAAATGGTGCATTAGATGTATTTATATCAGATACACAAGAAAGAAACGATTCTATATGGTCAGCCAGAGGTGCATTTTTAGAAGCTATAAAGGCATCTACGACACAAATGGATGAATGTGATGTCGTTGTTCCAAGAGATAAGATAGCAGAGTTTATAAGATACACTCACGAGCTTCAAGACAAATTAAAAATAAGAATAAAAAGTTTTGGTCATGCAGGAGATGGAAATCTACACATATATATTTTAAAAGATGGTATGGATGATAATACATGGAAAATAAGATTAAAAGAAACTTTTGACTATATGTATAAAAAATCTAGAGAACTTAGTGGTCAAGTTTCTGGTGAACATGGCATAGGATATGCTAAAAAAGAGTACTTACATGAATCAAATTCAGATGCTTATATGATGTTAATTAAAAATATAAAGTTAGCTTTTGACCCTAAAAATATTTTAAATCCAGGGAAAATATATTAG
- a CDS encoding nucleotidyltransferase encodes MNILGLIVEYNPFHNGHIYHLSKSIEKTNATHTVAIMSGNFLQRGEPALFDKYTRAKIAVENGVDLVIELPTLFACQSAEIFSHGAITILNSLNCINSICFGSEEGNTEILYNIAEILANEPNEFKLLLKKYLDDGLLFPTARANALFDYIHQDKKNNFIQNYSKEQLSKTLNSSNNILGIEYIKNLIHLNSSIKPFTISRVQSEYNSEEIESDICSATAIRTSLKENTDLFHLKNVIPEKTYNILNEKIDNGFLPMFDDFFFDILKTIILRDMDTLKEYFEVNEGIENRIYKDIFTSEFLHELQLAIKSKRYTLTKIKRTLNNILLGIKKSDMQLIKNIDTIPYIRILAFNDKGREILKEIKNKSEIKIINKFSSISFSLDDTIFKTLISYDIKATNIYNLIYYKNNKDLVKGPMDFYTHPIYVK; translated from the coding sequence ATGAACATACTTGGATTAATAGTTGAATATAACCCATTTCATAATGGACACATATATCATTTATCTAAATCTATAGAAAAAACAAATGCAACACATACTGTAGCAATAATGAGTGGAAATTTTCTACAAAGAGGCGAACCAGCTTTATTTGATAAATACACTAGAGCAAAAATTGCTGTCGAAAATGGTGTAGACTTAGTTATAGAATTACCAACTTTATTTGCTTGTCAAAGTGCTGAAATTTTTTCTCATGGTGCTATAACAATTTTAAATTCACTAAACTGCATAAATTCTATATGTTTTGGTAGTGAAGAAGGAAATACAGAAATTCTTTATAATATAGCTGAAATTTTAGCAAATGAACCAAATGAATTTAAGTTACTTTTAAAAAAATATTTAGATGATGGTCTGTTATTTCCAACAGCTAGAGCTAATGCACTTTTTGATTATATACATCAAGACAAAAAAAATAATTTTATACAAAATTATTCAAAGGAACAATTATCAAAAACATTAAATTCATCAAACAACATACTGGGTATAGAATACATAAAAAACCTCATCCATTTAAACAGTAGTATAAAACCATTTACTATCTCCAGGGTCCAATCAGAATATAATTCCGAAGAAATTGAGAGTGATATTTGTTCTGCTACTGCTATAAGAACTTCACTTAAAGAAAATACAGACCTTTTTCATTTAAAAAATGTTATTCCAGAAAAAACTTATAACATCCTAAATGAAAAAATAGATAATGGTTTTTTACCTATGTTTGATGACTTCTTCTTTGATATTTTAAAAACAATTATACTTAGAGATATGGACACTTTAAAAGAGTATTTTGAAGTAAATGAAGGCATAGAAAACAGAATCTATAAAGATATCTTTACATCTGAATTTCTACATGAACTACAATTAGCAATTAAATCCAAGCGATACACTTTAACCAAAATCAAACGAACTCTAAACAATATATTGCTAGGTATTAAAAAAAGCGACATGCAACTTATAAAAAACATAGATACTATACCTTATATAAGAATACTTGCTTTTAATGATAAAGGTAGAGAAATTCTAAAAGAGATAAAAAATAAATCTGAAATAAAAATAATAAACAAGTTTTCAAGTATATCATTTTCATTAGATGATACGATTTTTAAAACACTCATAAGTTATGATATAAAAGCTACAAATATATATAATTTAATATATTATAAAAACAATAAAGATTTAGTAAAAGGCCCTATGGATTTTTATACTCATCCAATATATGTAAAGTAG
- a CDS encoding acetate/propionate family kinase, translating to MKILVLNCGSSSLKYQLIDMNNEEVLCIGLVERIGIEGSILKHEKAGRDDKYVVEQPMKDHKDAIALVLEAVAHPEFGAVKEMKEIDAVGHRVVHAGEKFATSVVITPEVEEALKECIDLAPLHNPANIMGIDACKAILPDVPMVGVFDTAFHQTMPKSSYLYGLPHELYTKYGVRRYGFHGTSHNYVSQRAAEILGKDIKDLKIVTCHLGNGASIAAVDGGKCVDTSMGFTPLEGLIMGTRCGDIDPAILPFLMRKEGLDADGLDKLMNKESGVYGMTGISSDFRDIEDAAKNGDERAQATLEAYVKKVQKYIGAYAAEMNGLDVVVFTAGVGENGKAIRADIASNMEFLGMKLDKEANDVRGKETVISTADSKVKMLLIPTNEELMIARDTLRLVK from the coding sequence ATGAAAATATTAGTATTAAACTGTGGGAGTTCTTCATTAAAATATCAATTAATAGATATGAATAATGAAGAAGTTTTATGTATAGGATTGGTTGAAAGAATAGGAATAGAAGGTTCTATATTAAAACATGAAAAAGCAGGTAGAGATGATAAATACGTTGTTGAACAACCAATGAAGGACCACAAAGATGCAATAGCATTAGTTTTAGAAGCTGTTGCTCATCCAGAATTTGGTGCAGTTAAAGAAATGAAAGAAATAGATGCAGTAGGACATAGAGTTGTACATGCTGGAGAAAAATTTGCAACTTCAGTAGTAATAACTCCAGAAGTAGAAGAAGCTTTAAAAGAATGTATAGATTTAGCTCCACTTCATAATCCAGCAAACATAATGGGAATAGATGCTTGTAAAGCTATACTTCCAGATGTACCAATGGTAGGTGTATTTGATACTGCTTTCCATCAAACAATGCCTAAATCTTCATACTTATATGGTTTACCTCATGAGCTATATACTAAATATGGGGTAAGAAGATATGGATTCCACGGAACTTCTCATAATTATGTATCTCAAAGAGCAGCAGAGATACTAGGAAAAGATATAAAAGATTTAAAAATAGTAACTTGTCACTTAGGAAATGGTGCTTCTATAGCTGCTGTTGATGGTGGAAAATGTGTAGATACATCTATGGGATTCACTCCATTAGAAGGATTAATAATGGGAACTAGATGTGGAGATATAGACCCAGCTATATTACCATTCTTAATGAGAAAAGAAGGTTTAGATGCTGATGGATTGGATAAATTAATGAATAAAGAATCTGGAGTATATGGAATGACTGGAATTTCTAGTGACTTCAGAGATATAGAAGATGCAGCTAAAAATGGAGACGAAAGAGCTCAAGCTACATTAGAAGCGTATGTTAAAAAAGTACAAAAATATATAGGCGCTTATGCTGCTGAAATGAATGGATTGGATGTTGTAGTATTTACTGCAGGCGTTGGTGAAAATGGAAAGGCTATAAGAGCAGATATTGCTTCTAACATGGAGTTTTTAGGAATGAAATTAGATAAAGAAGCTAATGATGTTAGAGGAAAAGAAACAGTAATATCTACTGCTGATTCTAAAGTAAAAATGCTTTTAATACCAACTAATGAAGAATTAATGATAGCTAGAGATACATTAAGATTGGTAAAATAA
- a CDS encoding YceD family protein, whose product MKVSIEKINRKETDKIDLNFCEKIDTISYCDEIYKLVSPVNLKGKVSKTNKGLYLDIDVNFTIVDNCSRCLKEVEIPLEYSIQGFLVKEEDYDEDEFEEFDPFIFDGEEIDLIDIIEQTLDFNVPHKVLCSENCKGLCQVCGANLNEEECSCSEITNDEEYIDPRFAKLKDLFN is encoded by the coding sequence ATGAAAGTTAGCATAGAAAAAATAAATAGAAAAGAAACTGACAAAATAGACTTGAATTTTTGTGAAAAAATTGATACTATTAGTTATTGTGATGAGATTTACAAATTAGTATCACCTGTAAATTTAAAAGGGAAAGTGTCAAAGACTAATAAAGGTTTGTATCTAGATATAGATGTCAATTTTACAATTGTTGACAATTGTTCAAGATGTCTTAAAGAAGTAGAAATACCACTAGAGTATTCTATACAAGGTTTTTTAGTAAAAGAAGAAGATTATGATGAAGATGAGTTTGAGGAATTTGATCCTTTTATATTCGATGGTGAAGAAATCGACCTTATTGATATAATAGAACAGACATTAGATTTTAATGTACCTCATAAAGTTCTTTGTAGTGAAAACTGTAAAGGTCTTTGTCAAGTATGCGGGGCAAACTTAAATGAAGAAGAGTGTTCTTGCAGTGAAATTACAAACGATGAGGAATACATAGATCCTCGTTTTGCTAAATTAAAAGATTTATTTAATTAA
- the rpmF gene encoding 50S ribosomal protein L32 produces the protein MAVPKRKTSKSNTKMRRAANSKMEATGFVSCPQCHEPKLPHRVCPDCGYYKGKEVVSK, from the coding sequence ATGGCAGTACCAAAGCGTAAAACGTCTAAATCAAACACAAAAATGAGAAGAGCAGCTAACTCAAAGATGGAAGCAACAGGATTTGTAAGTTGCCCACAATGTCATGAGCCAAAATTACCACATAGAGTGTGTCCAGACTGTGGATATTATAAAGGTAAAGAAGTTGTGTCTAAGTAA
- the fapR gene encoding transcription factor FapR, translating into MKKKSKAQRQKELIDMLKTDPFYTDEELSSLFDVSIQTIRLDRMSLNIPELRERVKSIAETQSSKVKTLGVKEITGEIIDLSVGRLGISMLEVTQDMIYSKTNTLKDTYIFSLADSLAMAIIDAPKVIMRVANVKSFKLIEQQDRLIAKAEVYRNIDKKHYVKVVINNKAQEQIFRGKFIFEELD; encoded by the coding sequence ATGAAAAAGAAAAGTAAAGCCCAAAGACAAAAAGAGCTTATAGATATGCTAAAGACAGATCCTTTTTATACTGATGAAGAATTATCAAGTCTGTTTGATGTAAGTATACAGACCATAAGATTAGATAGAATGAGTCTAAACATACCAGAGCTAAGAGAAAGAGTCAAATCAATAGCAGAAACTCAGAGTTCAAAAGTAAAGACTTTAGGAGTAAAGGAAATTACAGGAGAAATCATTGATTTATCTGTAGGGCGATTAGGTATATCTATGTTAGAAGTTACACAGGACATGATTTACTCTAAGACTAATACTTTAAAAGATACGTATATTTTTTCTCTAGCAGATTCATTGGCAATGGCTATAATAGATGCACCTAAGGTTATTATGAGAGTTGCAAATGTAAAAAGTTTTAAGTTGATAGAACAACAAGATAGACTTATAGCAAAAGCAGAAGTGTATAGAAATATAGATAAAAAGCATTATGTAAAAGTTGTTATCAACAATAAAGCCCAAGAGCAAATATTTAGAGGAAAGTTTATCTTTGAAGAATTAGATTAG